From Brassica rapa cultivar Chiifu-401-42 chromosome A06, CAAS_Brap_v3.01, whole genome shotgun sequence:
GGAAGATTATTTCATTGTTGTCCTTTGGGATCTCAAAAGGTTAGTCATGTTATCATATAACTGTCTCGTTGTTGTCCGATGAGAGTAGAATTAGTCAATCTAATTGTGTATTGGATGTTACTGATGAAGGACAAAACCCACTTGTTCAAATGGACTGACAAGTCAGTTGTTGAGGAGATTGAAGACTTCCAAGACCTGTTTGACGTGTTACTCGTTGACAATTCCGAGTTTCAGAAATCAGTGAGAGCTGGTGAGGCCATGATGACACGCCATGAGAGTAGAATTCAAGAGATGGAAGATGCAATGTGCCATTGCGAAGAGAAGACCTTGGAATGCATTAGGGAACTTAGGGGCATAAAAGCtttgtttgtgtgttgtttggtgaTGGTCTTCTTGTACCATATCTATGCATGATGTTCAACTACTTTTATGTGCTTCCTCAACTTGttgtttcttattttcaaaGAAGTTAAGACCATGTTTCTTGTTATTTCGAGGTGATCATCATCTACTGAAACGAATTATTTTGCAATTACTTTGATTGTTACTAGAATAAATCGATTTGTCTCTATAGTTTAGCAAATACCAAATTGTCAAATAGGTTCTTAAACAGAAGATCAAATTGTTTCAAAagcaataaagaaaaaaacagagacaGATGCAGACACATAACAAACTAGATGGGTAAATCGCATGTTCCTCTCTTGTGTCCTTCAGTTCCACAACGGCTACACTTAtgctttttattcttctttgatCCTTGAGAAGATGCGATcttgtcttctactgattcatACCTTCTCTTTACTGGTCGACCAGCACTCTTTCTTGTCTTTGGTGGTAAAACCTTTGCAAGTTTAACCTCAGCAGGGACATTCCATTCTGACTCTACAACTGCTATTGGATTAATGGAATCTGCATAGGCGGTTCTCCACGCTGCAGTGCTGTATAAGGCGTCAGTGAATCTGTGCACTTCCATACCTGTCAATCTCAAAAAAAACTTGATCAATATGAagtctatatgatgaaaatcccgaaaataaataattctcAAGTATTCATGTGTTTATACTTCCATACCTCGTGAATAAATTGCAGGAATGGCGTGTCGGCAAGGAATTTTTCCTATATCATACTTACCACATGTGCATGTTCTTCTTTCCAAATCAACATGACAATCATATATGTCTCCTTTTACAACCGATCTGAAGTTGTCAACCTTGTAAACCTGGAATCCTTTTGCCTTCACAATTCTCCTATCAATCTTTCTCTCCACCTTAGCGGTTAAAGGATCTAGATGCTTTGAGCTTAACAAGCGACGCTCATAGAACCATCGAGTCAACAGTTCTCTTATACTATCAAGCAAAGGAATAACCGGATATTCTCTAGGTATTCTAAGAACTGAATTTATAGACTCTGCAGGGTTCGTGGTCCTAATGTCATACCTGGAACCAGGGAAGAGAGAACGAGCCCATTTGCGCACATCAGCCTCCCGTAGATATCTTCCAAGCTCAGGACTCATATCAAAAATTTCGGTGATACGTTCTTGAAATTCAGTGTATCTATATGCCCGTGAAGCCTTTTCTACCAACGCAGTCAATCCTTTTGTCTTGAAAAATGAGACCACATTGGTCAATAAGTGATGAATGCAAATTCCATGTGCTGATCGAGGGTAGACAGTCCCAATAGCTTTAGAAATAGACGCATTTCTATCTGAGACAAAAGCTAGGTCTTGACAATCAGCAATAACCACTTTCAACTGTCTGAAGAACCACCCCCAAGAATCGTCATTCTCTGAATCAACAACCCCAAATGCAATCGGATACAAATTAGAGTTACCATCTACAGCAGTAGCAACAAGAAGTGTccctttgtatttatttttcagaaaaGTTCCGTCAACAACAATCACCCTTCGCATTGCATTGTAGAATCCTCTAACTGATTGCCCAAATGACATAAATAGATACATGAATCTTCCCTTCTCATTAGTTTCATAGTGAGTATGCGTACCAGGATTTGCTTCTTTAATCATATGCAGATATGCTGGTATTTTAGAGTAACTGCGATCTGGTATACCTCTAGCAGCTGCAATAGCAAACTCACGAGCTTCCCAAGCGTGCCAATAAGTAATCTCACAACTATGCTCCATTCTCATAAATTGAATGATGTCATTCGGTTTTGGGCCATCGTTTGCATCATCAAATCGATGTTGTATCAGAGTCCCAATTGTTCTTGCTGATGCTGTTTTTCCGAATTTCCTTTTCTTTGAAGGAGCACATGAATGTCTTCCATCACATTGGTTGATCATGAAATATGTAGACCCATCTATTCCTT
This genomic window contains:
- the LOC117126040 gene encoding uncharacterized protein LOC117126040; its protein translation is MEILAMKNNFDYTVIKSTRKWWYIRCKDALCNWTVRAEGIDGSTYFMINQCDGRHSCAPSKKRKFGKTASARTIGTLIQHRFDDANDGPKPNDIIQFMRMEHSCEITYWHAWEAREFAIAAARGIPDRSYSKIPAYLHMIKEANPGTHTHYETNEKGRFMYLFMSFGQSVRGFYNAMRRVIVVDGTFLKNKYKGTLLVATAVDGNSNLYPIAFGVVDSENDDSWGWFFRQLKVVIADCQDLAFVSDRNASISKAIGTVYPRSAHGICIHHLLTNVVSFFKTKGLTALVEKASRAYRYTEFQERITEIFDMSPELGRYLREADVRKWARSLFPGSRYDIRTTNPAESINSVLRIPREYPVIPLLDSIRELLTRWFYERRLLSSKHLDPLTAKVERKIDRRIVKAKGFQVYKVDNFRSVVKGDIYDCHVDLERRTCTCGKYDIGKIPCRHAIPAIYSRGMEVHRFTDALYSTAAWRTAYADSINPIAVVESEWNVPAEVKLAKVLPPKTRKSAGRPVKRRYESVEDKIASSQGSKKNKKHKCSRCGTEGHKRGTCDLPI